In a single window of the Delftia tsuruhatensis genome:
- a CDS encoding GGDEF domain-containing protein: MKIPTRAALACMDSRWSAVLGAMAVVFCVVFAASIFGILTRPLGFLAAFWPANAVLLGLFLRFPALATRYGWMAATAGYLAADFSTGGDLALTLWLTASNLSGVATGCLLFGRHAGDHRDLRQPRAMFFLFVVCVAAAAASMVVGAGIAPVFYGRELVAGMAYWFTTELANSIIVLPVMLSLPAVTPGAGAARHSRSLRSGAWRRGLVHALPILSLVVSVFAAVVIGGPGALAFPVPALVWCALSYDVFGTALITMTVCVWKMTAVAEGWVALPNLDHFMSATVSLRLGITLLAMAPLVVVSLNSSRDEAMRRLDAAANHDSLTGALSRLAFTQRAQQMLERQRAAQASLSMLMMDLDHFKRINDVHGHLVGDRVLHEVGRSVLVALREADLFGRLGGEEFAVLLPGLSQPQAMAVAERLRAAIDAIALPLEDGANLRVTASLGLAQSGPAGWDASLEQFLQVADATLYAAKSGGRNGVVAACVL, from the coding sequence ATGAAGATCCCCACCAGGGCCGCATTGGCGTGCATGGACTCCCGCTGGTCAGCGGTGCTGGGTGCCATGGCCGTCGTTTTCTGTGTCGTCTTTGCCGCCTCGATATTCGGCATCCTGACGCGGCCCCTGGGTTTTCTGGCAGCGTTCTGGCCTGCCAATGCTGTCTTGCTCGGGTTGTTCCTGCGCTTTCCCGCTCTGGCGACGCGTTATGGCTGGATGGCCGCCACTGCCGGCTACCTGGCGGCGGATTTCTCCACCGGCGGCGACCTGGCGCTCACCCTGTGGCTTACGGCGTCCAATCTCTCGGGGGTGGCGACAGGCTGCCTGCTTTTCGGTCGCCATGCCGGCGATCACCGTGACCTGCGCCAGCCCCGCGCCATGTTCTTCCTGTTCGTGGTCTGCGTCGCGGCCGCTGCTGCCTCCATGGTGGTGGGGGCGGGCATTGCACCAGTCTTCTATGGCCGCGAACTGGTTGCTGGCATGGCCTATTGGTTCACCACCGAGCTGGCCAACAGCATCATCGTGCTGCCGGTGATGCTGTCTCTGCCAGCCGTGACGCCGGGGGCGGGTGCTGCGCGGCATTCACGCTCGTTGCGCTCCGGTGCCTGGCGACGCGGTCTGGTGCACGCCTTGCCGATTCTTTCCCTGGTGGTCAGCGTTTTCGCGGCAGTGGTGATCGGCGGCCCCGGGGCGCTGGCCTTTCCCGTGCCGGCTTTGGTCTGGTGCGCGCTGAGCTATGACGTGTTCGGCACAGCGCTCATCACGATGACGGTCTGCGTCTGGAAGATGACGGCGGTGGCCGAGGGCTGGGTGGCGCTGCCCAATCTGGATCACTTCATGAGCGCCACGGTCTCGTTGCGCCTGGGCATCACGCTGCTGGCCATGGCGCCCCTGGTGGTGGTCAGCCTGAATTCCTCGCGCGATGAGGCCATGCGCCGGCTCGACGCTGCCGCCAACCACGACAGCCTCACCGGCGCGTTGAGCCGGCTTGCCTTCACGCAGCGGGCCCAGCAGATGCTGGAGCGCCAGCGTGCCGCGCAGGCGTCGCTGTCCATGCTGATGATGGATCTGGATCATTTCAAGCGCATCAACGATGTGCATGGTCACCTGGTGGGCGACAGGGTGCTGCACGAGGTCGGGCGCAGTGTCCTGGTGGCGCTGCGTGAAGCCGATCTGTTCGGCCGCCTGGGGGGCGAGGAGTTCGCGGTCCTGCTGCCCGGCCTCTCGCAGCCGCAGGCCATGGCGGTGGCCGAGCGGCTGCGTGCGGCGATCGATGCCATAGCCCTGCCGCTGGAGGATGGCGCCAACTTGCGGGTGACGGCCAGTCTGGGGCTTGCGCAGTCCGGCCCTGCGGGGTGGGATGCCTCGCTGGAGCAGTTTCTGCAGGTGGCGGATGCCACGCTCTATGCGGCCAAGTCCGGGGGGCGCAATGGCGTGGTGGCTGCCTGCGTCCTCTGA